From Algoriphagus sp. NG3, the proteins below share one genomic window:
- a CDS encoding ABC transporter ATP-binding protein, which translates to MEEKVVEIRGLEKSFGDLDVLKGVDLDLYKGENLVVLGKSGSGKSVLIKIMVGLLKQDSGSLTVLGKDVANLGTKELNELRLKIGFSFQNSALYDSMTVKENMEFPLVRNVKNLSRKEKDMKIEGLLESVGLPQSINQMPSELSGGQKKRIGVARTLILEPEIMLYDEPTAGLDPITCMDINNLIVQIREEYNTSSIVITHDLTCAKVTGDRMAVLLDGQFDAVGTFEEVFPNAEDQRIKSFYDYNFINS; encoded by the coding sequence ATGGAAGAAAAAGTAGTAGAAATACGCGGATTAGAGAAGTCTTTTGGAGATTTGGATGTGCTCAAAGGTGTAGATCTTGATCTATACAAAGGGGAAAATCTTGTAGTACTGGGGAAGTCAGGCTCAGGCAAATCAGTATTGATCAAAATCATGGTTGGTCTGCTAAAGCAAGACTCAGGTAGCTTGACAGTTCTGGGGAAAGACGTGGCTAACCTCGGTACAAAGGAATTGAATGAATTACGGCTGAAAATCGGTTTTTCTTTCCAGAATTCAGCCTTGTACGATAGTATGACCGTGAAGGAAAACATGGAATTTCCTCTAGTGAGAAATGTAAAAAATCTCTCCAGAAAAGAAAAAGACATGAAGATAGAAGGGTTGTTGGAGAGTGTAGGCTTGCCACAATCCATAAACCAGATGCCTTCTGAACTCTCCGGTGGTCAGAAGAAGCGTATAGGCGTAGCACGGACGCTGATTCTGGAACCGGAAATCATGCTTTATGATGAGCCTACAGCAGGACTGGATCCCATCACTTGCATGGATATCAATAACCTGATCGTACAGATTCGTGAAGAGTACAATACTTCTTCCATAGTGATCACGCACGATTTGACCTGCGCCAAAGTGACCGGGGACAGGATGGCGGTATTATTGGATGGACAATTTGATGCGGTGGGAACCTTTGAGGAAGTGTTCCCAAATGCAGAAGATCAACGTATAAAATCATTTTACGATTATAATTTTATCAACTCATGA
- a CDS encoding MlaD family protein — translation MRGENKRSVIVGIFVFVGIAILVAGILTLGGQQKKFVKAIQLKAVFDDIGGLQAGNNIWFSGVKIGTVRKINFYGDSQVEIEMNVEQKVVDFIRKDSKATISSDGLIGNKIIVIYGGTTMAPPVQDGDRLESVMPLDTDQMMETLQVNNENLVQITGNLKELTGKLAEGEGMVGAAMTDSLIAESFRAIVRNLDQASVNSNRMIAELQSFTKKLNQEGNLFNDLVTDTTMASDLKQTMESFRQAAANSEEMTMKLSEITDKFNDPDNSLGMLLNDPEFAETLKSTLENTDSATYNLNRGMEALEYTWPFNKGFKRKQKAEAKENN, via the coding sequence ATGAGAGGCGAAAATAAAAGATCAGTCATAGTAGGGATATTTGTCTTTGTAGGCATAGCTATCCTTGTAGCGGGTATTCTGACCCTGGGTGGTCAGCAGAAAAAATTTGTAAAGGCAATACAGCTTAAGGCTGTGTTCGATGATATCGGAGGACTGCAGGCAGGAAACAACATATGGTTTTCCGGAGTAAAAATCGGAACAGTCCGCAAAATCAATTTCTACGGGGACTCCCAGGTAGAAATCGAAATGAATGTGGAGCAAAAAGTAGTGGATTTTATAAGGAAAGACTCCAAAGCTACTATCAGCTCCGATGGTCTTATTGGTAATAAAATCATCGTAATCTATGGTGGAACTACTATGGCTCCCCCTGTCCAAGATGGTGATAGACTGGAATCAGTGATGCCTCTTGATACTGACCAGATGATGGAAACCTTGCAGGTCAACAACGAAAATCTTGTACAGATCACAGGAAATCTTAAAGAGCTGACTGGTAAACTTGCTGAAGGTGAAGGAATGGTAGGAGCAGCCATGACGGATTCATTGATTGCGGAGAGTTTCCGGGCCATTGTGAGAAATCTGGATCAGGCTTCTGTCAATAGTAACCGCATGATAGCCGAGCTTCAAAGTTTCACCAAAAAGCTGAACCAGGAAGGAAACCTTTTCAATGACCTGGTGACTGATACCACTATGGCAAGCGACCTGAAACAGACTATGGAAAGTTTCAGACAAGCAGCCGCCAATTCGGAAGAAATGACCATGAAACTAAGTGAGATCACTGATAAATTCAACGATCCCGATAATTCCCTGGGAATGCTTCTTAATGACCCTGAATTTGCAGAAACATTAAAAAGCACATTGGAAAACACCGATTCGGCTACTTATAATCTGAACCGGGGTATGGAAGCGCTGGAATACACCTGGCCATTCAACAAAGGCTTCAAACGCAAGCAAAAAGCCGAAGCAAAAGAAAATAATTAA
- a CDS encoding endonuclease/exonuclease/phosphatase family protein codes for MTELLLRVFSAFFIFATFFPLVKLDYWWVRVFDYPRLQKLVIILILGLLWLLNFGTSPTSEPYIWLGLLGTCAIFLTSKVLPFTLLGSKMIDSVPFDEERGIHILVANVYQYNDAYHKAVDLVKNTDPDVVFLVETDKAWEKGISEIEEIFPFQIKIPLDNTYGLLFYTKLEIVSKEINYLVDEEIPSLELELKLRNGEIITIYAIHPTPPVPGENTESTERDAEILIVGKKSQKNKRPTLVIGDLNDVAWSYTTELFLKISEMADPRRGRGLFNTFHAKVPLFRWPLDHIFLSKHFGLASLKVESEIGSDHFPISMRAVLTPLDTADTLEANGEEKKEAREKINRGLVAD; via the coding sequence ATGACCGAGCTACTTTTACGGGTTTTCAGTGCGTTTTTTATTTTCGCCACTTTTTTCCCGCTAGTCAAATTAGATTACTGGTGGGTCAGAGTCTTTGATTATCCCAGATTGCAGAAACTGGTGATCATTCTGATTTTAGGACTTTTGTGGCTATTGAACTTCGGCACGTCCCCAACTTCTGAACCCTACATTTGGCTGGGATTACTGGGTACCTGTGCAATATTTCTGACCAGCAAAGTCTTGCCATTTACCCTACTAGGCAGCAAAATGATTGATTCAGTACCTTTCGATGAGGAAAGGGGAATCCATATCCTGGTAGCAAATGTCTATCAGTACAATGATGCTTATCATAAAGCTGTGGATCTGGTAAAAAATACAGATCCGGATGTGGTTTTCCTTGTGGAAACTGACAAAGCATGGGAAAAAGGCATCTCGGAGATTGAAGAAATCTTTCCTTTTCAAATCAAAATCCCGCTGGATAATACCTACGGATTGCTTTTTTACACCAAACTGGAAATTGTCAGTAAAGAAATAAACTACCTGGTCGATGAGGAAATACCATCTCTCGAGCTGGAACTTAAACTCCGGAATGGGGAAATAATTACCATATACGCCATTCACCCAACTCCACCTGTACCGGGTGAAAACACAGAAAGCACAGAAAGAGATGCGGAAATATTGATCGTAGGAAAGAAGTCCCAGAAAAACAAACGGCCAACATTGGTCATCGGTGACCTCAACGATGTAGCTTGGAGCTATACAACCGAGCTGTTTTTGAAGATCTCAGAGATGGCAGATCCCCGTAGAGGAAGAGGGCTATTCAATACCTTCCATGCTAAAGTACCACTTTTCAGATGGCCTCTAGACCATATTTTCCTTAGTAAGCATTTTGGTTTAGCTTCGCTGAAAGTAGAAAGTGAAATCGGCTCAGATCACTTTCCTATTTCCATGAGGGCAGTTTTGACCCCCCTGGACACGGCTGATACCTTGGAAGCTAATGGGGAAGAGAAAAAAGAAGCCCGCGAAAAAATAAATCGCGGGCTAGTGGCGGATTGA
- the acnA gene encoding aconitate hydratase AcnA: MSQDPFQIKSTLTTSTGEHTYWSLEKLESSGHPVKHLPFSIRILLENALRNFDDFAITKEHLDTLMNWSPKSSDKDIPYKPARVLMQDFTGVPAVVDIASLRSEAHRKGKDASAINPLIPVDLVIDHSVQVDYFGTNYSYQRNVEVEYERNSERYKFLKWAQKTFDNFSVVPPGMGICHQVNLEYLAQGVIRRDGMVFPDTLVGTDSHTPMVNGIGVVGWGVGGIEAEAALLGQPIYFIMPEVVGLKLTGKLPAGTTATDMVLTITELLRKHGVVGKFVEVYGPGLDHLSVPDRATISNMSPEFGCTVTYFPIDDRTLDYMGKTNRSAEQIKLVEDYCKANMLWRKDEDLINYSSVVELDLGTVEATVSGPKRPQDKILVRDFKPKFEELLHSVHGRQYIPIDKREEVARFVEEGGGQTEDQSHEKAPAETEIKTRIKNGLKTVSVTLHNDKFELYDGSIVIAAITSCTNTSNPSVMLGAGLVAQKARQRGLDVKPWVKTSLAPGSKVVTDYLEKSNLLEDLEALKFHTVGYGCTSCIGNSGPLPRHIAQAVEDNDLVVASVLSGNRNFEARVHPQVKMNYLMSPMLVVVYAIAGRVDVDLYNEPLGYDPNLEPVYMKDIWPTNEEIAEVARKVLTPDDYQKNYGEIFEGNEIWKELHSGEGEIYPWDVNSTYIKEAPFFKDISVDVPEPKDIVNGRVLLKLGDSITTDHISPAGSFRPDTPAGKYLNGRGVERPDFNSYGSRRGNDEVMVRGTFANVRIKNQLSKQEGGFTTYIPTGDEMSVFDASQKYQTANVPLIVLAGKEYGSGSSRDWAAKGTNLLGIKAVIAESYERIHRSNLVGMGVLPLQYLPGESAESLGLTGKEEFSIVGIEAGLTPSQKFEVIVTTESQEKKIKVISRLDSEVEIAYYKHGGILNYVLRDFLKE; encoded by the coding sequence ATGAGCCAAGACCCATTCCAGATTAAATCTACCTTAACTACTTCAACCGGGGAGCATACCTATTGGAGTTTGGAAAAACTAGAATCCAGTGGCCACCCTGTAAAGCATCTGCCTTTCTCCATCCGGATTTTGTTGGAAAACGCCCTCCGGAATTTTGATGACTTTGCCATCACCAAGGAGCATTTGGATACATTGATGAACTGGTCACCAAAATCTTCTGATAAGGATATTCCTTACAAACCCGCCCGAGTATTAATGCAGGATTTTACCGGTGTCCCAGCAGTAGTGGATATTGCTTCCTTGCGCTCGGAGGCACATAGGAAAGGTAAAGATGCCAGTGCCATTAACCCTCTAATCCCGGTGGATCTGGTCATAGACCACTCAGTACAGGTGGATTATTTTGGCACCAATTACAGCTATCAAAGAAACGTGGAGGTGGAATATGAGCGGAACTCTGAGCGATATAAATTTTTGAAATGGGCACAGAAGACTTTTGACAATTTCTCAGTAGTACCTCCCGGAATGGGGATTTGCCACCAGGTGAACCTTGAATATCTTGCCCAGGGAGTGATCCGACGTGACGGCATGGTGTTTCCGGATACTCTTGTCGGTACTGATTCCCATACGCCTATGGTGAATGGGATTGGTGTGGTAGGCTGGGGTGTTGGAGGGATAGAAGCAGAAGCGGCATTACTAGGGCAGCCGATTTACTTTATCATGCCTGAAGTGGTGGGGCTGAAGCTGACTGGAAAATTGCCTGCGGGCACTACCGCTACAGATATGGTCTTGACCATTACAGAATTACTCAGAAAGCATGGAGTAGTGGGAAAATTCGTAGAAGTATATGGCCCGGGATTGGATCATCTTTCTGTGCCGGATAGGGCTACAATCTCCAATATGTCACCTGAATTTGGCTGTACCGTCACTTATTTCCCGATCGATGACCGTACCCTGGATTATATGGGTAAGACAAACCGCTCTGCAGAACAGATCAAACTGGTGGAGGATTATTGCAAAGCAAATATGCTATGGCGAAAGGATGAAGACCTGATCAACTACAGTTCGGTAGTTGAGTTGGATCTTGGAACAGTGGAAGCCACCGTATCCGGGCCAAAGCGTCCGCAGGACAAAATCTTGGTAAGGGATTTCAAACCCAAGTTTGAAGAACTGCTTCACTCAGTGCATGGTAGACAGTATATCCCCATTGATAAAAGAGAAGAAGTCGCACGCTTTGTAGAAGAAGGAGGAGGACAGACAGAAGATCAGTCCCACGAAAAAGCTCCTGCTGAAACTGAGATTAAAACCAGGATCAAAAATGGACTAAAGACTGTTTCGGTCACGCTGCACAACGATAAATTTGAGCTGTACGATGGATCTATCGTGATAGCTGCGATCACCTCCTGCACCAATACATCCAACCCATCAGTAATGTTGGGAGCAGGCCTGGTGGCCCAAAAAGCCAGACAAAGAGGACTCGATGTGAAGCCATGGGTGAAAACTTCATTGGCTCCGGGATCCAAAGTCGTTACGGACTATTTGGAAAAATCCAATTTGCTGGAAGACTTGGAGGCATTGAAATTTCATACGGTAGGATATGGCTGTACTTCTTGCATCGGTAATTCCGGGCCTCTTCCAAGACACATTGCGCAAGCTGTAGAGGATAATGACCTCGTAGTGGCCTCGGTGCTTTCCGGCAACAGGAACTTCGAGGCGCGTGTGCATCCACAAGTAAAGATGAATTACCTGATGTCCCCTATGCTGGTGGTTGTGTATGCAATTGCTGGTCGTGTGGATGTGGATCTGTACAATGAACCACTGGGCTATGATCCTAACCTGGAGCCGGTTTACATGAAGGATATTTGGCCTACCAATGAAGAAATAGCAGAGGTGGCCAGAAAAGTACTTACTCCGGATGATTATCAGAAAAACTATGGTGAGATTTTCGAAGGCAATGAGATCTGGAAAGAGCTTCATTCCGGAGAAGGGGAAATTTATCCTTGGGATGTGAATAGTACTTACATCAAGGAAGCACCGTTTTTCAAGGATATCTCTGTGGATGTGCCCGAGCCAAAAGACATCGTAAATGGAAGAGTTCTACTGAAACTAGGCGATTCGATTACCACAGACCATATCTCGCCTGCAGGGTCTTTCAGACCGGATACTCCAGCTGGGAAATACCTCAATGGACGTGGCGTAGAGCGGCCTGATTTCAATTCCTACGGATCCAGAAGAGGCAATGATGAGGTGATGGTGAGAGGCACTTTTGCCAATGTTCGGATCAAAAACCAACTGAGTAAGCAGGAGGGAGGATTTACTACGTACATTCCAACCGGTGACGAGATGTCTGTTTTCGACGCTTCGCAAAAGTATCAGACTGCAAATGTTCCCTTGATAGTGCTGGCCGGAAAAGAATATGGATCGGGATCTTCCCGTGACTGGGCGGCCAAAGGCACCAACCTGCTCGGGATCAAGGCTGTGATCGCAGAAAGCTATGAGCGGATTCACCGCAGCAATCTCGTAGGTATGGGGGTGCTTCCGCTTCAATACTTGCCAGGTGAAAGTGCCGAGAGCTTGGGTTTAACAGGCAAAGAAGAATTCAGTATTGTTGGGATTGAAGCCGGATTAACTCCTTCACAGAAGTTTGAGGTGATTGTGACCACGGAGTCTCAGGAGAAGAAAATCAAGGTGATTTCCCGGTTGGATTCTGAGGTGGAGATCGCCTATTATAAGCACGGAGGGATTTTGAATTATGTGCTGAGGGATTTCTTGAAGGAATAA